CTGTTGTTACACTATTTCACTCTCCTTTACATTTATATACAAGTTCTGTTTTGTCACTTGCTTTAAAATGTTATCCCTTATACTTTAGATTCCAGACAGTAATAAGTCATAGGCCATCTTATCACATGTATTTTGTCATATACTGCTTTGTATTTTTATggtcatattattttttttgactTCAAATTGACTTTATTGCCGCTGTTTGACTGACTAAATGCGTCTGCCACCAGGACCATGTTTTAAGTGTCATAAATACTGAATGAGTCTCATTCCTGTGGCTTTGTGGCCTTTACAATAAAATCGTATTGATTGCGGGTAATGAATTGTCTTGAttcaaaataagaataaatTGTTTGACACAATATTTTTATGAATTACTTTTGTTATGTActctaaaatacaaaaatgccCAGAGCATGTCATAATCAGGGGATCAAAAATCAAACGTTTTCCTGAAGAGCGTTAGAGGACCTGGAAGATGGTCTTAATTTATGAGCCAAATATACCTGCTTGCTTTAATATCCGCAGCTAAAGGGGAAAAATTTTCCTCTAGGAATGGCTTATTCGAATACATTAAAGAGTgatttttaagtaaaatgatGTTTATTTCTCCTCAGAGTTATTCTGTGTCACTTCATAGcccttttttttgtcattttaagccACAGTCAAACAGGCCCAGTGACCCTGGCAACCAGCAGTTGTTAGGGAAAATGTGCATTCTCTGATGCAACCACGTAGGgtataaaaatgttaaattcaGCTTTTCAATGGATGCTGCAGGATTCTTTAATTTGTCAACTGGCTTCTAGGCCTGTTACTGGGGCTTTGCACTGATGCATGAATAAGGTGAGACTCTACAGGTGAACAGGGTATAAAATACCACCGTGTTATTTCCCCCAATTAATCTTAAGTAAGGAATATTGAGTGTAATACTTTCTAAGTCttagttttattaaaatattcactttttttttttttttttttttttttttttgagcaaaAATTGGACAAAGCTCAGTTTTTGATGGCTGCTTTTTACAGAGCTatatttgtgtttgttggtttttgtaatggtcttaaaaaaataaaattattgttttttctgtatTCCAAACTTTGAGTTAGTTTCATTCTCTTTCTAATGTGGcatcaattttttttgtttccattgtttttgtggttgttggaatattcttgtttcattttattgacAAATTAATCAAAAGATTCTTTACACAGCATATTTTTGATATATTTTCTTGTTTCtccagacagaaaaaaatgacctTTTCACCATGTTTTCAGGAATCAGATTGATATATTTATAAATCTTTAGAAACTTCAATAATATAACACAGAATCGAGCTGGGGATTTTAAAGAATGTAAGTGCTACTTAAATGGAGATTTCTAGGCTCAGAATACAGAAGCTACTTTGGGCTgttcccttattcacaaggggtcgccacagcaggtagctccacGTTTGGTTTGGCAGTTTTTATGCCGGGTTCCCTTTAATGCTGCAACTACAAAGGGATTTCTGTGTCCTCCCAGGACTGATTGGGGATTTTTTCACCTGTTAGGTGAATGCATCAGGCTCAGAatatgtgagaaaaaaaatcaaagcaacCTTTAAAGATATACATTGTAAAAATGTTCTTGTAAAACCTTAAGAGGTAAGTTACTATGAAAGTTCCCCTAATAATTATTGACATAAAAAAGGTTTGGCATTGCACATTTCCCgaaattttatatttaaatatgcagatgagcTGATGTATTATCTAATATGCATTCATTTGCATAGATAATGCAATGGAGCAAAAAGTGTTTCTGCCTGTAATGTCTCGCCttaataattcatattattATGTCTcactaacaaaagaaaatagaaaacagaAGCATGTTTTATTTCCAAGAACAAAGGAAACAGTATTTTTTGCAATATTTGGCTGTTTCTAATGACTGAAGTGACACTGagcaaatacaaatacataaaGGAAATACTGTTGCTTCGGAACAAAAGTCAAACAAAAACGAATAGCGTGAAATTTGAAGACAACATTGTGCGCTGCTCCAACAGACTTTATTATACAGTAAAAtcgtctgcttcttcctcacGCTGAACCTCTGATTAAACTTCTCAAAAACCTCACTGGAAGGATCCCTGAAAGCCAAACCTTTGTTCTTTTTGCATAATAAGGCTGAAATCGGTAACTACATTTACAGCACGTCATAGTTTGTGATTACAATTGAGTCACATCAAAGGGCCACTTGAAATAGATACATTATAATATTAATGCTCAAACACTGATACACTGCGTTAGGCTTGACTGCAGTACAGTGAAAGAAGCCACAGTTGATGCCAAAAATAATTATGTTAATTCTTTCTAGCAGCTGTGCagacatcttttctttttttttttcttcatgtaaAATCAGAAAATATATACCTGTATCAAACTGTTATCTCTTTACAAATTCACTAAAGTGCTCTCGCGACTCACGCCATTCATCTGTGTGGATCACCGGTGACTAAATCTCCAACTTTCCCTCTTTATCTCCTTAAGATACAATGTAGATAAATGATCTGAGTGTGCGTTAAAGGATGAAGCAAATCagactctctctctttcacacacacacacacgcgcacacacactacGCTAGTTATCTTTAAGAtccaaaatgtaataaatgttgtccttataaaagtatttttcacAATTTAGACCTTTACATTATTTCCATTATGTAAAATAACCTTGTATtaagctgcagatttctgcttCTCTATCCTTGGTCACAGATGCTCTTCCTTATTCATGTGTCCCAGCAGGATTGAAATGGAGTCTATACAGTTTTCCTTATGTTgtaggaatttaaaaaaatcatccaTCTGTCTGTTTCACTCTCACTAGAGTCAGTTCACATCTTTGCTTCTCAGAAAgtccaaaaccttttttccttgtttgtgATACAAAAACGAATGCTTTTCCTCTCTTTTGCACCCACACCCTGTGTGCTCTGTTTATTAACTGCTTCTGAACACGTCACAAAAGAGCTGACTCTAACGTACTTTTCTGCTTTGGTGAGGCATCAGTGATGCCAAAGGAATTTCATGACTGTGACTCTCACATTCTCTGTGAACAATTTAGAAAATGTGATGAAGAAATTAGAGAAGCATTCAGTCACACACTATTTCTCTTATTTTCATAATGTGTACATTGTTGCTCTGAAGGCATCTCATACTGAAGGGGCTTTTTAATGCAAGCAAGAGTCCAAACAAACTGTGGGTTACATGCAAACCGCAATAAAGAGAAAACCACTTAAAGTGCAGGCAGTAGCAGTAAATACAGACTATATCAGTAAGGAAAGTATTTGATGTACAACTAATCTTTTGTTCTCTAAGGCAAAGCATGATCACAGACTCTAAAAATCTTATAAGTTTTGATATCCAATGCGAGGTTGAGACTGAAATGTTATAAAGTAAAGTCAGTGTTGTGCCTGGAGAGGTTTGGAGTCTTTTCTTAATGCCAAACGTGGCTGAAAGTTTCAGATTGATGTTGTTCCGTTCATGCTGGCGGGTCTGCGGCCCCTGCCTGCACCCTGACGTCGAAGTGAATGGAGAGCCACAGCACAGCAACCTCTCAGCAAGGACCCGATGTGGTACACCGGCATGACCTCCTGTGGTGCTCCTCGGCATAGCCATGCCATGGTTGGAACCACCGGCACTGCCAAAGCCAAGAGATCTACTAGGAAGTACCGGCTCCAGTGGCACCGCTGAGCGGAATGACCTTCTTCACCAGCTCCTCCATTTTCATCCTTATTGTCTTCTTCTATCTCCACTACTGTAGCTTCCTGCTTAACTGGTAGTGGAGCTATAGGGTGGGGCTGGCAGGTCTGAGGTCCCGCTGGTTTGTCCGGTTCTGATGGCTCTGCATTGTAAATATACTGAGGAAGGGATAGAGGAGGTAAAGATGATGGAAATCGTTGTTGTTCTGATGGGGTTATGTCTGCTGAGACTAAAGAAATTACACTTGGGCCTTCTGCACTGCTTTCTTCACAAAGCCAGGTCATGGTGGGGCTGCAGGCCTGGGAGCGGACCTCTGGTTTCTTCTCTGCTGCAGGAACAGGAATGGGGTTAGACTCAGTAGCAGAGACTGCAGCAGCCGTAACCGGGACTGCAGCAGCCGTAACTGGGACTGCAGCAGCTGTAACTGGGGCCTCCTCCTGAGGTAAGTGCAGAAACAAGTGATGGTGGGGGAGGTAGGTGTGTCCACTGCACCTGCAGCTGCTACTGAGAGTGTGGCAGGAGTGTGAGATTGGCAACACAGCCCCACCGCTGCACAACCTTTCATAGGTGGAAGAGCGTGGCACAGCTGGGGGGCCTCGGATGTGGCTCTGTGCCGGCAGCTGCTCTGACAGCAGGGCCGCCTCCAGGAGCAGGTGAGTTTGTCCTGCTGTTTGCGATGCTCCGCTTGGCTCGGGAGCACTTGAGCCGCGCTCCAGCTGCAGAGCCTCGCTGCTCAGTCTGGAGTGGGCGGCGCTGCGGGTTAAAGTGCTGGCTGGGGAACATCCACAGGAGCGAGACTTCCCACCTGGCCGACCTCCCTGCAACCCTGAGAATGGCTTGTGGTCATGGGAGTCTTGTTGCCGTACACCCAGGTTGGACCTTACCGACTCAACCACCTCCTGGAGATGCTGGATCTCCTTGCGGGCCTCTTTTAGGGCTAACTGGGCCTCGACACGGTGGCATTCCTCTTCTATCCAGTCTTCCTGCATCCTGTACAGCTGTGCCCTTAACTCATCTATTTCACAGTCCCTGATGAGGAAGTAAAGATTTTTGAATAGCAGTTATTTTTGCAGAGTCACtcatacacagacacagtgtAGGGAAGCACTAGGGAAGTGCAGAAAATGAAATAGCATTCAtacaacaacaactgcaacCACAACAAGGAAAGTAGGCGTATAGAGAAAAAGACTAACCTGTGCTGTAGCCTTTCCACATTTTCCCTCAGTCTGGCTCGCAGGTGTCGTATACACACCTCCTTCTGTTGAAGGGGTGTAAGGTACTGCTCTGGGGTCGGGGGCCTGATCCCATGGTTGTCGCTGCAAGCTGTGTGCTTCACCTGACGTCTGAATCACACGTGAATGAAAAAGGTTGGATTTAATCACATATGATGAGTATAAATTGATAGCTGACTGACAGTGAGTAGTAAAGTATAGTAGCATTAAACAGAAATCTGgtgatataaaataaaacacaaaccaaTCCAACAACCTTCCAATAAACCCTTACTCTAGATTAATATCAGCCAGTTTTTGCTGACATTGTGTCAGCACTGGTAATTCAGTTCAACAGTTATTGCAGAAGCCGAGGGGTCCTGAAGTCTCAGCTGGCAAATCCCCTGTAAGAGCGTGCCAGTCCGACACAAGACTAACACATTCAGACAGTCAGTTACATCCATGGCTTTGGGCAATTCCGTGTGCAGTCCATTGAACTTGAATGTTTTATGAGAAGATGACTGAGTATAAAAAGATCTGGGGTAATTTTAGTAACATTTTGGTGTCTTATTTTCCGACTGTTAGACTACAGGAGTGTAAGTTGCATGTTACCTGGGGGTACTGGGATAAGTCCGGGCTGTAGGACTGCCCTCTGGTGGCCTAACTCGACCAGGGTAGGTGTGAGTACTTGATGTGTCGCTGTGGGAATATCGCCCGCTGCCGCCACTAGTTCCCACCGAGCGCCTTGTTGGGAGATCAAATTATTacttaataatattattattaataatgacAAAAATCAGATTTCAATCAGCACAACTATAATCGTAAGAGGATTTTTATTTCGATGTGCAAAAATTTATAACtggagaaaatttaaaaaagcaaacatcAATGGCAACAGATACAAGACAGAGTCGAGACGCACATTCAAGAAAGAGCTGGGGTGGAAGTGGGtcgcaaagcagcttgcagatatGCAGCAACTGTAAGCAGGCTGAAGCAGCTTAAATAGCATGCCCTATATGAGCCAATTTGATGTGTAGAAAGATAGCTGCTGAGCTGGTAGGTGCTGATTTGCTGGGGTGACAGCTGAGCTTGAACTAATGCTACACTCAATACGTAATATTTTTTGCCAtttggctgaaaaaaaaaaagagagaaaaatgagaagaaaCAGTACCTGCGCTGACCTGAGGAGGGCTTTCGACTCGGAGTTAGAGACATCGATGTGCAAAGGAATGTCCAACGTCTCCACGGCTCTCTCTAGAGAGGGACACTAGGAGCCCTCAGAGCTGCGCTGTAATCACCgttacagacacaaacatatcACAGGTAAAACCAGCATGAAGAAAACTGAATCCCAAAACCTGACAAGGAGCGTGTTTTGCTTCTAAAACACTGTGTCTTGTGTGCGGCCATTATGTGGCTCTAGGCTGGAAGGCAGTGACAAAAGTCTAACGCTAACACTTGTAAAATAAATAGTCTAGGCAGCAGCAGATAAAGCCTCCTTTCTCTGCTGACACAAAGGCGACACAGTAAGTCTACAATCAGCGCAGCTGCCTCTCTCTACGTTGTGTCCTCCCTGTCTGCAGAGCTGCAGGCAAACATGATGAAACTTCACATTAACTGCTATAAAAAGCTATAAAACAGAGACAAAGCCTCACTTTTGGTGGCTGGCAGAGTCAACAGTCACTGAGGTTATCAACTGTTCACAAATACTTAAATAGTGGAACAGAGATGGTTCCTGCATGTGTTTGTACTATTGTAATTTCAACTGTGTTAATctctatatttaatttaatatatttCATTCCTGTCTTCTCCAACATGAAGGTTTGAATCAGTTTGAATCCCTTCTTCACAACAGCAGGTTTAAAATGTTAATGTCAGCCGTGGtattaaaactcaaaacaaccTGACTACTGACTGAAATACTGGGCTGGCCCACCTTTTGCCCTCAGAACTGACTTATTCCTTGCTTTCCTTCCATCTTTCagtaaggtgctggaaacacttcTCGAAgatgcagctgctgcagatttgttagcAGGACATTCCTGATGAGAATCTACTGTTCCACCCTAACATCCAAAAGGCGTtctattggactgagatctgatgAATGTGCAGGGcacttgagtacagtgaactcactgccatgttcaagaaaccagtttgagattatttCACATGGCGTGCTATCCTGCAGCAAGTAGCCATCAGAAACTCaatacactgtggtcataaagggatggatgtAGTTAGCAACAGTAAGTGTTCCAAGAAAATATCACCCACATCATTGCACATACACCGGCATGAACCATTAATACGAGACAGAATTATTTCAATCTGCTAATATCCGATTTTAGTGAGTTTGTGTGAATACTAGCCTCAGTTACCTCTCCTtggctaataataataataataagaagaagaacttTGATGTGTATAGCATTTTCAAGatacccaaggacactttacaaaAGAGTAGAAAGCAAAAaggctgacaggagtggcacttGCTGTGGTCTTCCGCTGCCCTAACctgtctgcttcaaggttcaacattttgtgttttcagagCTGCTCTTCtgtatatattataatataatgagtggttatttgagttacagtTGCCTTCCtctcagcttgaagcagtctggccattcttctCCGATCTGATTCTCCTCTGATCAACAAGAAATATCCACCCAGATATCtcctgctcactggatattttctcttttttcattaattCTCTGTAAACCATAGAGATGAtcatgtgggaaaatcccagtagatcctCAGTTTTAGAAACCAACAGCTTGAGTTTAAAATCACTTAAATCTGCCTTCCCTCCTCATTCTAATGCTCAGTTTAAACTTCAGTAAGTTGTTTTGGCCATGTCTACATTCCTAAATGCACCGAGATCCTGGCTTGTGGTTTGGTGATGAGATATCTGAGTTCAAGAGTAGATGAACAGGTTACCTAACAAAGTAGCCGGTGAGTGTATATTGGATTGAAAGCAAATATTGCGTATTGACTTTTTCAGAATTTAGACTTGTTCGGTTTATTATTATCAGATATTTCATAACTGCATCTTCCCTAACTGTGATTGTAAATCAGGCTAAGTATTTACTAATTTAAGCAGTTTGATACATGTTGATAATGAAAAAGAATCTAAATACATATACATTCCCTGAATTTAATTATCCCATAggtaaaaatattgttttttcgCAGATAAATCACTTGTATAATCAAGGTGATCTAATGGTAGCTACAGCCCATTTCTGTTCAGCccaaccagcaaaaaaaaatccaagatgAGGACAAAATGTTCTCATCTGTTTTCAGAAGTCTCACAGCTCTGCGTAAAGCTTAAGGAAACCTGCTGATCCACGCTCAAAATGTACCAGCAATTCAGGCAGCTGCAGACACAACAGACCTGTAACACTGCCGCTAATGAAAAGCGCACCCAGCGAGCCGGAAGAGTCTCATTGTGCCCTATATTTAATTTCTAGGACGACGAGGCGGGAAATCTCACCTCCCTCTCCTACGTCTGCGCAACAAGTGCTAAGAGCTGGCGAGAAATACGCAATCATCTTACGTAAGTGTGAGTTTCGGTGTTCACTGTGTAGGCGAGCAGCATCAAACAGCCGGTGCATAAAACTGTACTCAAAGCAGCATTTAGGCACTCTGCAGAGGATCCAGGAGGTGGGGGATGCCGGGAATGTTTCCGGATAAATATCACAAGGAGAGATGGGGACGGTGCGCTTTGTCCTTGAGTCATCATTACGGTATTGAATCACATGATTTTCAACATCTGTCGCCTAAAATAAGACGCTGTTAGATAAGCAGTTAAAGAAGTCTCATCACTTTCGCATGGCCAACTGACTGCAAGCGAGTCCCTAAATAGGACACCCAACACCCCAGCAGGTACTTTCTACCGAAGACAACGCTTCTAATCGAAACCGCTGACAAGCACATTTCGCCCCAGCTGTGTCCTACATACGATCATGTTGAGTAACCGTATGATACGGTTACTAAACAAGGGTATATCACCATGTCTCTGAAGCTCAAAACAAACGTTCCCTGCAGACACAAAAGACCGACAACAACCTGCATGTGAAGCGGTACCATTTGGGCAGGTGGCAGCTGTGCATCGCGGAAAAGCCTCGGTT
This region of Maylandia zebra isolate NMK-2024a linkage group LG20, Mzebra_GT3a, whole genome shotgun sequence genomic DNA includes:
- the snpha gene encoding syntaphilin isoform X2; translated protein: MDPHQHHQHLFFLLPPGTVKSGRNRGFSAMHSCHLPKWRSVGTSGGSGRYSHSDTSSTHTYPGRVRPPEGSPTARTYPSTPRRQVKHTACSDNHGIRPPTPEQYLTPLQQKEVCIRHLRARLRENVERLQHRDCEIDELRAQLYRMQEDWIEEECHRVEAQLALKEARKEIQHLQEVVESVRSNLGVRQQDSHDHKPFSGLQGGRPGGKSRSCGCSPASTLTRSAAHSRLSSEALQLERGSSAPEPSGASQTAGQTHLLLEAALLSEQLPAQSHIRGPPAVPRSSTYERLCSGGAVLPISHSCHTLSSSCRCSGHTYLPHHHLFLHLPQEEAPVTAAAVPVTAAAVPVTAAAVSATESNPIPVPAAEKKPEVRSQACSPTMTWLCEESSAEGPSVISLVSADITPSEQQRFPSSLPPLSLPQYIYNAEPSEPDKPAGPQTCQPHPIAPLPVKQEATVVEIEEDNKDENGGAGEEGHSAQRCHWSRYFLVDLLALAVPVVPTMAWLCRGAPQEVMPVYHIGSLLRGCCAVALHSLRRQGAGRGRRPASMNGTTSI
- the snpha gene encoding syntaphilin isoform X3; translated protein: MSLTPSRKPSSGQRRRSVGTSGGSGRYSHSDTSSTHTYPGRVRPPEGSPTARTYPSTPRRQVKHTACSDNHGIRPPTPEQYLTPLQQKEVCIRHLRARLRENVERLQHRDCEIDELRAQLYRMQEDWIEEECHRVEAQLALKEARKEIQHLQEVVESVRSNLGVRQQDSHDHKPFSGLQGGRPGGKSRSCGCSPASTLTRSAAHSRLSSEALQLERGSSAPEPSGASQTAGQTHLLLEAALLSEQLPAQSHIRGPPAVPRSSTYERLCSGGAVLPISHSCHTLSSSCRCSGHTYLPHHHLFLHLPQEEAPVTAAAVPVTAAAVPVTAAAVSATESNPIPVPAAEKKPEVRSQACSPTMTWLCEESSAEGPSVISLVSADITPSEQQRFPSSLPPLSLPQYIYNAEPSEPDKPAGPQTCQPHPIAPLPVKQEATVVEIEEDNKDENGGAGEEGHSAQRCHWSRYFLVDLLALAVPVVPTMAWLCRGAPQEVMPVYHIGSLLRGCCAVALHSLRRQGAGRGRRPASMNGTTSI
- the snpha gene encoding syntaphilin isoform X1; this translates as MDPHQHHQHLFFLLPPGTVKSGRNRGFSAMHSCHLPKWYRFTCRRSVGTSGGSGRYSHSDTSSTHTYPGRVRPPEGSPTARTYPSTPRRQVKHTACSDNHGIRPPTPEQYLTPLQQKEVCIRHLRARLRENVERLQHRDCEIDELRAQLYRMQEDWIEEECHRVEAQLALKEARKEIQHLQEVVESVRSNLGVRQQDSHDHKPFSGLQGGRPGGKSRSCGCSPASTLTRSAAHSRLSSEALQLERGSSAPEPSGASQTAGQTHLLLEAALLSEQLPAQSHIRGPPAVPRSSTYERLCSGGAVLPISHSCHTLSSSCRCSGHTYLPHHHLFLHLPQEEAPVTAAAVPVTAAAVPVTAAAVSATESNPIPVPAAEKKPEVRSQACSPTMTWLCEESSAEGPSVISLVSADITPSEQQRFPSSLPPLSLPQYIYNAEPSEPDKPAGPQTCQPHPIAPLPVKQEATVVEIEEDNKDENGGAGEEGHSAQRCHWSRYFLVDLLALAVPVVPTMAWLCRGAPQEVMPVYHIGSLLRGCCAVALHSLRRQGAGRGRRPASMNGTTSI